One stretch of Castor canadensis chromosome 12, mCasCan1.hap1v2, whole genome shotgun sequence DNA includes these proteins:
- the Srsf7 gene encoding serine/arginine-rich splicing factor 7 isoform X3, whose amino-acid sequence MSRYGRYGGETKVYVGNLGTGAGKGELERAFSYYGPLRTVWIARNPPGFAFVEFEDPRDAEDAVRGLDGKVICGSRVRVELSTGMPRRSRFDRPPARRPFDPNDRCYECGEKGHYAYDCHRYSRRRRSRSRSRSHSRSRGRRYSRSRSRSRGRRSRSASPRRSRSVSLRRSRSASLRRSRSGSIKGSRYFQSRSRSRSRSRSLSRPRSSRSPSGSPRRSASPERMD is encoded by the exons ATGTCGCGATACGGGCGGTATGGAGGAG AAACCAAGGTGTATGTTGGTAACCTGGGAACTGGTGCTGGCAAAGGAGAGTTAGAAAGGGCTTTCAGTTACTATGGTCCCTTAAGAACTGTGTGGATTGCCAGAAATCCTCCGGGATTTGCCTTTGTGGAATTTGAAGATCCTAGAGATGCAGAAGACGCAGTACGAGGACTGGATGGGAA GGTGATTTGTGGTTCTCGAGTGAGGGTTGAACTATCAACAGGCATGCCTCGGAGATCTCGTTTTGATAGACCACCTGCCCGACGTCCCTTTGATCCCAATGATAGATGCTATGAGTGTGGCGAAAAGGGACATTATGCTTATGATTGTCATCGCTATAGCCGACGAAGAAGAAGCAG GTCACGGTCTAGATCACATTCTCGATCCAGAGGAAGGCGATATTCTCGCTCACGCAGCAGGAGCAGGGGACGGAG gTCAAGATCAGCATCTCCTCGACGATCAAGATCGGTGTCTCTTCGTAGATCGAGATCGGCTTCACTCAGAAGATCTAGGTCTGGTTCTATAAAAGGATCGAGGTATTTCCA ATCCCGTTCGAGATCAAGATCAAGGTCCAGGTCTCTTTCACGACCAAGAAGCAG tcgTTCCCCATCAGGAAGTCCACGCAGAAGTGCAAGTCCTGAAAGAATGGACTGA
- the Srsf7 gene encoding serine/arginine-rich splicing factor 7 isoform X1, with protein MSRYGRYGGETKVYVGNLGTGAGKGELERAFSYYGPLRTVWIARNPPGFAFVEFEDPRDAEDAVRGLDGKVICGSRVRVELSTGMPRRSRFDRPPARRPFDPNDRCYECGEKGHYAYDCHRYSRRRRSRSRSRSHSRSRGRRYSRSRSRSRGRRSRSASPRRSRSVSLRRSRSASLRRSRSGSIKGSRYFQSRSRSRSRSRSLSRPRSSRSKSRSPSPKRSRSPSGSPRRSASPERMD; from the exons ATGTCGCGATACGGGCGGTATGGAGGAG AAACCAAGGTGTATGTTGGTAACCTGGGAACTGGTGCTGGCAAAGGAGAGTTAGAAAGGGCTTTCAGTTACTATGGTCCCTTAAGAACTGTGTGGATTGCCAGAAATCCTCCGGGATTTGCCTTTGTGGAATTTGAAGATCCTAGAGATGCAGAAGACGCAGTACGAGGACTGGATGGGAA GGTGATTTGTGGTTCTCGAGTGAGGGTTGAACTATCAACAGGCATGCCTCGGAGATCTCGTTTTGATAGACCACCTGCCCGACGTCCCTTTGATCCCAATGATAGATGCTATGAGTGTGGCGAAAAGGGACATTATGCTTATGATTGTCATCGCTATAGCCGACGAAGAAGAAGCAG GTCACGGTCTAGATCACATTCTCGATCCAGAGGAAGGCGATATTCTCGCTCACGCAGCAGGAGCAGGGGACGGAG gTCAAGATCAGCATCTCCTCGACGATCAAGATCGGTGTCTCTTCGTAGATCGAGATCGGCTTCACTCAGAAGATCTAGGTCTGGTTCTATAAAAGGATCGAGGTATTTCCA ATCCCGTTCGAGATCAAGATCAAGGTCCAGGTCTCTTTCACGACCAAGAAGCAG CCGATCAAAGTCCagatctccatctccaaaaagaaG tcgTTCCCCATCAGGAAGTCCACGCAGAAGTGCAAGTCCTGAAAGAATGGACTGA
- the Srsf7 gene encoding serine/arginine-rich splicing factor 7 isoform X4 — MSRYGRYGGETKVYVGNLGTGAGKGELERAFSYYGPLRTVWIARNPPGFAFVEFEDPRDAEDAVRGLDGKVICGSRVRVELSTGMPRRSRFDRPPARRPFDPNDRCYECGEKGHYAYDCHRYSRRRRSRSRSRSHSRSRGRRYSRSRSRSRGRRSRSASPRRSRSVSLRRSRSASLRRSRSGSIKGSRSRSRSRSRSRSLSRPRSSRSPSGSPRRSASPERMD; from the exons ATGTCGCGATACGGGCGGTATGGAGGAG AAACCAAGGTGTATGTTGGTAACCTGGGAACTGGTGCTGGCAAAGGAGAGTTAGAAAGGGCTTTCAGTTACTATGGTCCCTTAAGAACTGTGTGGATTGCCAGAAATCCTCCGGGATTTGCCTTTGTGGAATTTGAAGATCCTAGAGATGCAGAAGACGCAGTACGAGGACTGGATGGGAA GGTGATTTGTGGTTCTCGAGTGAGGGTTGAACTATCAACAGGCATGCCTCGGAGATCTCGTTTTGATAGACCACCTGCCCGACGTCCCTTTGATCCCAATGATAGATGCTATGAGTGTGGCGAAAAGGGACATTATGCTTATGATTGTCATCGCTATAGCCGACGAAGAAGAAGCAG GTCACGGTCTAGATCACATTCTCGATCCAGAGGAAGGCGATATTCTCGCTCACGCAGCAGGAGCAGGGGACGGAG gTCAAGATCAGCATCTCCTCGACGATCAAGATCGGTGTCTCTTCGTAGATCGAGATCGGCTTCACTCAGAAGATCTAGGTCTGGTTCTATAAAAGGATCGAG ATCCCGTTCGAGATCAAGATCAAGGTCCAGGTCTCTTTCACGACCAAGAAGCAG tcgTTCCCCATCAGGAAGTCCACGCAGAAGTGCAAGTCCTGAAAGAATGGACTGA
- the Srsf7 gene encoding serine/arginine-rich splicing factor 7 isoform X2, which produces MSRYGRYGGETKVYVGNLGTGAGKGELERAFSYYGPLRTVWIARNPPGFAFVEFEDPRDAEDAVRGLDGKVICGSRVRVELSTGMPRRSRFDRPPARRPFDPNDRCYECGEKGHYAYDCHRYSRRRRSRSRSRSHSRSRGRRYSRSRSRSRGRRSRSASPRRSRSVSLRRSRSASLRRSRSGSIKGSRSRSRSRSRSRSLSRPRSSRSKSRSPSPKRSRSPSGSPRRSASPERMD; this is translated from the exons ATGTCGCGATACGGGCGGTATGGAGGAG AAACCAAGGTGTATGTTGGTAACCTGGGAACTGGTGCTGGCAAAGGAGAGTTAGAAAGGGCTTTCAGTTACTATGGTCCCTTAAGAACTGTGTGGATTGCCAGAAATCCTCCGGGATTTGCCTTTGTGGAATTTGAAGATCCTAGAGATGCAGAAGACGCAGTACGAGGACTGGATGGGAA GGTGATTTGTGGTTCTCGAGTGAGGGTTGAACTATCAACAGGCATGCCTCGGAGATCTCGTTTTGATAGACCACCTGCCCGACGTCCCTTTGATCCCAATGATAGATGCTATGAGTGTGGCGAAAAGGGACATTATGCTTATGATTGTCATCGCTATAGCCGACGAAGAAGAAGCAG GTCACGGTCTAGATCACATTCTCGATCCAGAGGAAGGCGATATTCTCGCTCACGCAGCAGGAGCAGGGGACGGAG gTCAAGATCAGCATCTCCTCGACGATCAAGATCGGTGTCTCTTCGTAGATCGAGATCGGCTTCACTCAGAAGATCTAGGTCTGGTTCTATAAAAGGATCGAG ATCCCGTTCGAGATCAAGATCAAGGTCCAGGTCTCTTTCACGACCAAGAAGCAG CCGATCAAAGTCCagatctccatctccaaaaagaaG tcgTTCCCCATCAGGAAGTCCACGCAGAAGTGCAAGTCCTGAAAGAATGGACTGA